From Chloracidobacterium sp. N, the proteins below share one genomic window:
- a CDS encoding HEAT repeat domain-containing protein, translating to MRFFHSLLVLWLTGCVVGLWLPVLGQDRYLADLTSPDRRTRQRAAVALGDRRLQAAVPALLEVLRNDLDPQVRAEAAVALGKIKDPQTLPPLIEALRGPDADVRRAVLRALLLFYIEEDIEFVFARRRGLDRFNPFLETDDLTMVLPGTEVAPAVLQALADAMRDDARVDNRRVAVRALGVLRGESMVSAMVEALGDADLREDIFRVLAKFGRPEYGLHVLPYLDDPDANVRRQAVETLGRLRTREAVTPLMARYRAARPGRDADQQTRILAALARIGDPMSESVFRENLDHPSAERRRFAAEGLGRCEATAYVDELSNRRLAEKDERVRLAQAFALYRLGRREFLQDVIRQLDSRRYGEQAESYLLSLTRTADLHPYLRIAGPRGTERMLRALGQVGTRDDLPALRPFLSDRDRRIVNAANRAIRQIETRAGAVRD from the coding sequence ATGCGCTTTTTTCATTCACTGCTTGTGCTGTGGTTGACAGGATGTGTGGTGGGCCTCTGGCTGCCGGTGCTGGGGCAGGACCGCTACCTGGCCGATTTGACGAGTCCCGACCGGCGCACACGCCAGCGCGCCGCCGTGGCACTGGGCGACCGCCGGTTGCAGGCGGCCGTGCCGGCGTTGCTGGAGGTCCTCAGGAACGATCTTGACCCACAGGTGCGGGCCGAAGCCGCCGTGGCGCTGGGGAAAATCAAGGACCCACAGACGCTTCCACCGCTCATCGAGGCCCTGCGCGGGCCGGACGCCGACGTACGGCGGGCCGTACTGCGCGCCCTGCTGCTGTTTTACATCGAGGAAGACATCGAGTTTGTCTTCGCGCGCCGGCGCGGATTGGACCGGTTCAATCCCTTTCTGGAAACTGACGATCTGACCATGGTTCTGCCGGGTACGGAGGTTGCTCCGGCTGTCCTGCAGGCCTTGGCTGACGCCATGCGCGATGACGCCCGGGTGGACAACCGGCGGGTGGCCGTGCGGGCGCTGGGCGTTTTGCGGGGCGAGAGCATGGTGAGCGCCATGGTCGAGGCGCTGGGCGATGCCGACCTGCGTGAGGACATTTTCCGCGTACTGGCAAAGTTTGGACGTCCTGAATATGGCCTGCACGTTTTGCCCTATCTGGATGACCCGGATGCCAACGTGCGCCGGCAGGCTGTCGAGACGCTGGGGCGGCTGCGGACCCGTGAGGCGGTGACGCCGCTGATGGCGCGCTACCGTGCTGCCCGGCCCGGACGGGATGCCGACCAGCAGACGCGGATTCTCGCGGCCCTGGCGCGCATTGGCGATCCGATGAGCGAGTCTGTTTTCAGGGAAAACCTCGACCATCCAAGTGCGGAGCGCCGCCGCTTTGCCGCCGAAGGGCTGGGACGCTGTGAGGCTACGGCCTACGTGGATGAGCTTTCCAACCGCCGTCTCGCCGAGAAGGACGAACGGGTACGGCTGGCGCAGGCGTTTGCGCTCTACCGGCTGGGACGCCGGGAGTTTCTGCAGGATGTGATAAGGCAGCTTGACTCACGCCGGTATGGGGAGCAGGCCGAAAGCTACCTGCTTTCACTGACGCGGACGGCCGATCTGCATCCCTACCTGCGCATAGCCGGACCACGTGGCACAGAGCGGATGCTGCGCGCGCTGGGACAGGTAGGGACACGCGATGATCTTCCGGCGTTGCGTCCATTCCTCAGCGACCGTGACCGCCGGATTGTCAATGCTGCCAACCGTGCCATCCGGCAGATTGAGACCCGTGCCGGTGCTGTTCGTGACTAG
- the rpmB gene encoding 50S ribosomal protein L28, with product MAKVCQVTGKRPMSGHNVSHANNRTKRRFLPNLQRQRFWVPSENRWVRLRLSARAIKTINRYGIEYVLKKMREEGRKI from the coding sequence ATGGCCAAGGTTTGTCAAGTGACCGGAAAGCGCCCGATGTCGGGCCACAACGTATCGCACGCGAACAACCGCACGAAGCGGCGTTTTCTGCCCAACCTGCAACGGCAGCGGTTCTGGGTGCCGAGTGAAAACCGGTGGGTACGGCTGCGTCTTTCGGCGCGCGCCATCAAAACCATCAACCGGTATGGGATTGAGTACGTCCTGAAGAAAATGCGGGAAGAGGGCAGGAAAATCTGA
- the cobO gene encoding cob(I)yrinic acid a,c-diamide adenosyltransferase, producing MTPSDTPTPEARAAKRKRVPLVIVNTGHGKGKTTAALGTLMRAVAHGFKVIMLQFIKTTEDPRFGVYGEIQSAQKLGFEILPLGDGFTWDTNDPERDRQTARRAWEICKAKLQSPEYDIVALDEITYAFTFGWLTTAEVIEAIQNRPPHMHVILTGRDAPPEIIEMADLVTEMREVKHPFTTRRVVAQIGIEF from the coding sequence ATGACCCCATCGGACACACCCACCCCAGAAGCGCGCGCGGCAAAGCGCAAGCGCGTTCCCCTCGTCATCGTCAACACCGGTCACGGCAAAGGAAAAACCACAGCCGCACTGGGAACCCTGATGCGCGCCGTCGCCCACGGCTTCAAGGTCATCATGCTGCAATTCATCAAGACGACCGAAGACCCACGGTTTGGCGTCTATGGCGAGATTCAGAGCGCCCAAAAGCTGGGTTTTGAAATTCTGCCGCTTGGCGACGGCTTCACCTGGGACACCAATGACCCCGAACGCGACCGGCAGACGGCCCGCCGCGCCTGGGAAATCTGCAAGGCCAAACTCCAGTCGCCGGAATACGACATCGTAGCACTGGACGAAATCACCTACGCCTTCACCTTCGGCTGGCTCACCACTGCCGAAGTCATCGAAGCCATCCAGAACCGTCCGCCGCACATGCACGTCATTCTGACCGGACGGGATGCGCCGCCCGAAATCATCGAGATGGCCGACCTGGTGACGGAAATGCGCGAAGTCAAGCATCCCTTCACCACCCGGCGGGTCGTGGCGCAGATTGGCATCGAGTTCTGA
- a CDS encoding acyl-CoA thioesterase codes for MPERTLPPTPAIRTTMLPRDTNALGTIFGGVILSYIDLAGAIEARRIAVHRYVTVAMREVVFVAPVYVGDTVSFYAQVEKIGRTSITIRVTVDAERMREPNTVVRVTEADVVYVAMSDDGRPTPIFPESTPPAHTTV; via the coding sequence ATGCCCGAACGAACCCTTCCGCCGACCCCGGCCATTCGGACAACCATGCTGCCCCGCGACACCAACGCGCTGGGTACGATTTTCGGTGGCGTCATTCTGAGTTACATTGACCTCGCCGGCGCCATCGAAGCCCGCCGCATTGCTGTGCATCGGTACGTCACCGTCGCCATGCGCGAAGTGGTCTTTGTCGCGCCGGTGTACGTGGGCGACACCGTGAGCTTCTACGCCCAGGTTGAAAAGATTGGGCGCACATCCATCACCATACGTGTCACGGTGGATGCCGAGCGGATGCGTGAACCGAACACCGTCGTGCGCGTGACTGAAGCTGATGTGGTATATGTGGCGATGAGCGACGACGGACGCCCCACCCCCATTTTTCCTGAATCCACCCCTCCGGCACACACCACCGTATGA